A window of the Radiobacillus deserti genome harbors these coding sequences:
- a CDS encoding DUF3147 family protein, whose product MFVLIKVIVSAIVIGIITEVARRFPTYGGVVAALPLVSILSIIWLSAQGEQNPTLSRFVLGVLWGFPATAFLLFIVYIGLKHSLPLIVSLGFGLFGWFVFLSLQELFLKQVKLLIFQS is encoded by the coding sequence ATGTTCGTCCTAATTAAAGTGATTGTATCTGCCATTGTAATTGGTATCATTACAGAAGTTGCAAGAAGGTTTCCTACTTACGGTGGTGTTGTAGCTGCACTACCACTCGTTAGTATCTTGAGCATCATATGGTTATCAGCTCAAGGAGAACAAAATCCGACACTAAGTCGTTTTGTTCTAGGTGTCCTATGGGGATTTCCTGCAACTGCGTTCCTACTATTTATTGTTTACATTGGTTTGAAGCACTCCTTACCACTCATCGTATCTCTAGGATTTGGACTATTTGGTTGGTTCGTTTTTTTATCCTTACAAGAACTATTTTTAAAGCAAGTGAAGCTTTTAATATTTCAGTCCTAA
- a CDS encoding MarR family winged helix-turn-helix transcriptional regulator — MAHPYENMNKYWTDIYYHLHYEHKEKLTHQTIRILQHIEKTSQTGINELAEKMDVSQNTASEHVKRLMTKKYVRKQRDVVDERKVILTLTELGQEVLYRNTSLDEEKLQAIMEKLEERDQKKILEGLQLLSEAVQHVRPN, encoded by the coding sequence ATGGCACATCCATACGAAAACATGAACAAATATTGGACCGATATTTATTATCACTTACATTACGAACATAAAGAAAAACTTACTCACCAAACCATTCGTATTCTGCAGCATATTGAGAAAACGAGTCAGACCGGTATAAATGAGTTAGCTGAAAAAATGGATGTGTCTCAGAATACAGCATCTGAGCATGTCAAACGGTTAATGACAAAGAAATATGTAAGGAAGCAAAGAGATGTTGTGGATGAAAGGAAAGTTATCTTAACTTTAACAGAATTAGGACAAGAGGTTTTATATCGCAATACGAGTTTAGATGAGGAAAAACTTCAAGCTATTATGGAAAAATTGGAAGAACGTGATCAAAAAAAGATACTAGAAGGACTTCAATTATTAAGCGAGGCTGTTCAGCATGTTCGTCCTAATTAA
- a CDS encoding S66 family peptidase has protein sequence MLQKPNKLQKGDRVATISPSWGGAGDPELKWRYEQGVKRLEEVFGLEVVAMPNSLKGTTYTYENPKARAEDFMQAFQDKMIKAIICNIGGEDSIRLLPYIDFDVIRQNPKIFMGYSDVTISHLFCHKAGLSSFYGPAILTDFAENIEMDAYTRKWIEKTLFSDKVIGEVEPAAEWTSEHLLWVEENKHKRRIMNKNQGYELLQGSGKVQGRLMGGCIEVLEFAKSTILWPKPDDWKDSILFFETSEDHTQPDYIRYWLRNYAAQGILQAAKGIIFGKPKDEKYYEEYKEEITGVMVEYGLTDTPILYNLNFGHTEPKCILPYGAMAEIDCASKTFSILEAAVQ, from the coding sequence ATGTTGCAAAAACCGAATAAACTTCAAAAGGGAGATCGAGTAGCAACGATTAGTCCTTCCTGGGGTGGAGCAGGGGATCCGGAGTTAAAGTGGAGATACGAACAAGGAGTGAAGAGATTAGAAGAGGTATTTGGTCTTGAAGTAGTAGCAATGCCTAATAGCTTAAAAGGTACGACCTATACCTATGAGAACCCAAAAGCAAGAGCAGAAGACTTCATGCAAGCTTTTCAGGATAAAATGATTAAAGCGATTATTTGTAATATAGGAGGGGAGGACAGCATTCGGTTACTTCCTTATATCGATTTCGATGTGATCCGGCAAAACCCTAAAATATTTATGGGATATTCAGACGTGACCATTTCTCACTTATTTTGCCATAAAGCAGGGCTTTCCTCTTTCTATGGACCAGCTATTCTGACGGATTTCGCGGAAAATATAGAAATGGATGCTTATACTAGAAAGTGGATAGAAAAGACACTTTTTTCTGATAAGGTAATTGGGGAAGTTGAACCTGCCGCGGAGTGGACCAGTGAACACTTATTGTGGGTAGAGGAGAATAAACATAAGCGTCGAATAATGAACAAAAATCAAGGATATGAGTTACTGCAAGGCTCTGGTAAAGTACAAGGGCGTTTAATGGGAGGGTGTATAGAAGTATTAGAATTCGCTAAAAGTACGATTCTTTGGCCAAAGCCTGACGATTGGAAGGATAGTATTTTATTTTTTGAGACATCAGAGGATCATACACAACCAGACTATATTCGGTATTGGTTACGTAACTACGCAGCACAAGGTATTCTTCAAGCTGCTAAAGGGATTATTTTTGGGAAACCAAAGGACGAGAAATATTACGAAGAGTATAAAGAAGAAATAACCGGTGTTATGGTAGAATACGGACTTACAGACACACCAATTCTGTATAACTTAAATTTTGGCCATACAGAACCAAAATGTATTCTACCTTATGGAGCTATGGCAGAGATTGATTGCGCATCGAAGACGTTCTCCATCTTAGAAGCTGCTGTACAATAA
- a CDS encoding GNAT family N-acetyltransferase, giving the protein MGSIQLGKEEDSKYIRKKLIEFNMKQLSDDIKTPLEEISFVVKNDTGETIGGITGTMFWHHIHIDFLWVSEKARGEGYGTQLMNRLEAFAKEHTCRLILLDTFSFQAPDFYQKLGFEIVGIVEDHPKGYSQYFLQKRLC; this is encoded by the coding sequence ATGGGAAGTATTCAGTTAGGGAAGGAAGAAGATTCTAAATATATTCGTAAAAAGCTGATTGAATTTAATATGAAGCAGCTATCGGACGATATTAAGACACCACTGGAAGAGATTAGTTTTGTAGTGAAGAATGATACGGGAGAAACGATAGGTGGAATTACAGGGACAATGTTCTGGCACCATATACATATCGATTTTCTGTGGGTGTCGGAAAAGGCTCGTGGAGAAGGGTATGGCACGCAATTAATGAATCGATTGGAAGCCTTTGCAAAAGAACATACCTGTCGACTTATCTTGTTAGATACCTTTAGTTTCCAAGCGCCAGATTTTTATCAGAAGTTAGGATTCGAAATCGTTGGAATCGTAGAAGATCACCCAAAGGGATACAGCCAATACTTTTTACAAAAACGTTTGTGCTAG
- a CDS encoding DUF3231 family protein yields the protein MKEHNIKLTSAEIGVLWATYMAESATIPILKYFKQKVEDKSIGEVIQLAYQYSSEHLTQVKEIFIQENYPVPIGFSDEDVHLQAPKLYSDTYMVAFIRNLGKAGLSADGMAFSMSARKDIRDLYYNLIQHAAKTEDAAKEVMLTKGVFIRPPYIAVPKEPTFVEKQSFLRGWLGERRTLTAEEISHLFLNHANNAYGKALLMGFAQTARSEELKSYFIRGIELSRSLINIFHTFFEESSLPTPMTWDTEVTESTEPPFSDKLMLFQSNALSSIGVGNIGGSLALSMRHDLTAKYLKMMKDIGLFAEDGINLMIKNKWFERPPHAMDREQITKGNGS from the coding sequence ATGAAGGAGCATAATATTAAGTTAACGTCTGCAGAAATTGGTGTGTTATGGGCTACCTATATGGCAGAGAGTGCCACAATCCCTATCTTGAAGTATTTTAAACAAAAAGTGGAAGATAAGAGCATCGGAGAAGTTATTCAGCTTGCCTACCAATATTCATCTGAACACTTAACACAAGTTAAGGAAATATTCATCCAAGAGAACTATCCAGTACCCATCGGCTTTTCGGATGAAGATGTCCATTTACAAGCGCCTAAATTATATTCAGATACGTACATGGTGGCATTTATTCGAAACTTAGGCAAAGCTGGATTATCTGCTGATGGAATGGCATTTTCTATGTCTGCCAGAAAAGATATTCGGGACCTTTATTATAATTTGATTCAACATGCAGCTAAAACGGAGGACGCTGCCAAAGAGGTCATGCTTACAAAAGGAGTTTTTATTCGTCCTCCTTATATCGCTGTCCCAAAAGAACCAACTTTTGTTGAGAAGCAATCCTTTCTTCGTGGTTGGTTAGGGGAGCGGCGTACGTTAACAGCAGAAGAAATATCTCATCTTTTCTTGAACCACGCTAACAATGCTTATGGAAAAGCGCTGCTTATGGGATTCGCACAAACAGCTAGATCAGAAGAACTAAAAAGTTACTTCATAAGAGGTATAGAATTATCTCGTTCTCTTATCAATATCTTTCACACTTTTTTTGAAGAAAGTAGTCTTCCTACTCCAATGACCTGGGATACGGAAGTAACAGAATCAACGGAACCACCATTCTCCGATAAGCTCATGCTGTTCCAATCCAACGCATTAAGCTCTATTGGTGTAGGAAATATAGGTGGCTCTCTAGCATTAAGTATGCGTCATGACCTTACAGCTAAATATTTGAAGATGATGAAAGATATTGGTCTATTCGCGGAGGATGGCATTAACCTTATGATAAAAAACAAATGGTTCGAACGCCCCCCACACGCTATGGATCGGGAACAGATAACGAAAGGAAATGGATCATAA
- a CDS encoding serine/threonine protein kinase, which translates to MLDVWRLLKRMYRSFLDTRFKKGTVIHNRYQVESFLGAGSYGYSYLCYDTSQKRLCVLKQMTKSKKEKEMREQFQQEAFILKEMEHPQIPTFYESFLDKGVLFLAMEYISGMNLEDVLFEKKETFSEQEALYLVKDIATILGFVHATGFIHGDVRIPNVILRDNHPYLIDFGLSTKMKDGRMAQEDFYDLGDFLLFLLYSTYNGKPKKGRAWTEELTLQPNTRTLIEKLLGIQEPFHETEEIVESVEFLLKQYVN; encoded by the coding sequence ATGTTAGATGTTTGGCGCCTACTAAAAAGAATGTATCGATCGTTTCTAGACACTAGATTTAAAAAGGGAACCGTTATCCATAACAGGTACCAAGTTGAATCTTTTTTAGGCGCGGGAAGCTATGGGTATTCCTATTTATGTTATGACACAAGCCAAAAGCGGCTGTGCGTCTTAAAACAGATGACAAAAAGTAAAAAGGAGAAAGAAATGAGGGAACAGTTTCAGCAAGAGGCTTTTATCTTAAAGGAGATGGAACATCCACAGATTCCGACGTTTTATGAATCATTCCTAGATAAAGGGGTCTTGTTTTTAGCTATGGAATACATTTCTGGCATGAATTTAGAGGATGTGTTATTCGAAAAGAAGGAGACGTTCTCGGAACAGGAAGCTCTTTATTTGGTGAAGGATATTGCTACAATATTGGGATTTGTTCATGCAACAGGATTTATTCATGGAGATGTGAGGATACCAAATGTAATACTACGTGATAACCATCCATACTTAATAGATTTTGGTCTTTCAACTAAAATGAAAGATGGAAGGATGGCTCAAGAAGATTTTTATGACTTAGGTGATTTTCTCTTATTTTTACTCTATTCGACCTATAATGGCAAGCCAAAAAAAGGGCGAGCTTGGACAGAAGAGTTAACACTCCAGCCTAACACTCGCACATTGATAGAAAAGTTACTAGGGATACAAGAACCTTTTCATGAGACAGAAGAAATAGTAGAATCGGTGGAATTTCTATTAAAGCAGTATGTTAACTAG
- a CDS encoding helix-turn-helix transcriptional regulator gives MNNRIKLARAEKSLTQAQLAARINVTRQTIGLIEKGEYNPSLKLCIAIAKVLDKTLDELFWEE, from the coding sequence ATGAATAATCGAATTAAACTTGCTCGAGCAGAAAAGTCTTTAACGCAAGCTCAGTTAGCTGCGCGCATAAACGTAACACGCCAAACTATAGGGCTTATCGAAAAGGGGGAATATAACCCTTCCTTAAAGCTATGTATTGCAATTGCTAAAGTATTAGATAAAACGTTAGATGAATTGTTTTGGGAGGAGTAA
- a CDS encoding DUF3278 domain-containing protein, which produces MKKSWISIFMPKDEYKERRIIYFLAESAILMAIISILLIITNTYIGLTSDIAPLLIFVFFIFYISLRYILSGMEYTDVSTLQSYRKQKKIIVYRSLTFLFTFSVAYILIVGVPSNNEEWIDLMGVGGVSAIMMLVTSRLSLKRSYHKNKDILDQ; this is translated from the coding sequence ATGAAAAAATCATGGATTTCTATTTTTATGCCAAAGGATGAATATAAAGAGAGAAGAATCATTTACTTTCTTGCAGAATCAGCAATATTAATGGCGATTATAAGCATACTACTGATCATTACGAATACCTACATCGGTTTAACGTCGGACATTGCTCCATTATTAATTTTTGTATTTTTTATTTTTTACATTAGCCTAAGATATATATTATCTGGAATGGAGTATACAGATGTTTCGACGCTTCAGTCTTATCGCAAGCAAAAGAAAATAATCGTGTATCGTTCCTTAACTTTCCTTTTCACTTTCTCAGTAGCATACATCCTAATTGTTGGTGTCCCTTCTAACAATGAAGAATGGATAGACCTTATGGGGGTTGGAGGTGTTTCAGCCATTATGATGCTTGTCACTAGTCGTCTATCATTAAAGAGGTCTTACCACAAAAACAAAGATATACTAGATCAATAA
- a CDS encoding four-helix bundle copper-binding protein, with protein sequence MYQSMNYGSYPIDMHYPSMGLLETIQHCAVTCEHMTSMLHKKGMLEARGEQLAHLRDCADICQLMVDYLARGSVFSKSLASICAYICEICGNTCMQFPDEASQKCARTCLNCAKACKEFAEY encoded by the coding sequence ATGTATCAATCTATGAATTACGGAAGTTATCCAATCGACATGCATTATCCATCTATGGGGTTACTCGAGACGATCCAACACTGTGCAGTTACTTGTGAACACATGACAAGCATGTTACACAAAAAAGGAATGCTAGAAGCACGAGGAGAACAGCTCGCGCATTTGCGAGATTGTGCAGATATTTGTCAACTAATGGTAGACTATTTAGCTCGTGGAAGTGTTTTTTCCAAATCATTAGCTAGCATCTGTGCCTATATTTGTGAAATATGTGGAAACACCTGTATGCAATTCCCGGATGAAGCTTCTCAAAAATGTGCTAGAACTTGCTTGAATTGTGCTAAAGCATGTAAGGAATTTGCTGAATATTAA
- a CDS encoding MFS transporter gives MLNSLRNMEKPMIILLLGVLLTHLGTYLVIPILPILLSESIGLNVTTVGISLATYAISFQFGSLTGGFLADRLGRRMIITVGALVAAIGFVGIGFSTSFLFIVVSIAITGYGNGLNAPSTKAGIAAMASEDNQTTAFSFRGIVANVGMGASGLIIFFFIIGTPPFLFFIASGIYVVLAIISWLALPAKCGDAPCPPIPTGAYKRVFRYKPFVVFGIVSIFIWALYGQLALALPIQATNILEEPNNVALVWTVKSVTVIVFQSWITKHFISRIHPFVALAIGLLLLGVGLGSLYWAQSFIGLVWSGTIFVVGEMLLLPTMDSTISQLSKEGLIGLFFALANVLSGLGESIGNLLGGRVLELGSEATYLPWLVYSLIALCLSLVVLSLIKWKPLQAALQKAAKQQDRPKKAPRVNPGPGDHLTHPFHKWEEDVLFRRRQET, from the coding sequence TTGTTGAACAGTTTACGTAATATGGAAAAACCGATGATAATCCTGTTGCTAGGTGTGTTATTAACCCATTTAGGTACATATCTTGTCATTCCTATTTTGCCAATCCTATTAAGTGAATCGATTGGTTTAAATGTTACAACGGTTGGGATTTCTTTAGCCACATATGCGATTTCATTTCAATTTGGCAGTCTTACTGGAGGTTTTTTGGCTGATCGTTTAGGTAGAAGAATGATTATTACGGTTGGAGCACTGGTTGCTGCCATAGGGTTTGTTGGCATTGGCTTTTCAACCAGTTTTCTATTCATTGTAGTTTCTATAGCTATCACAGGTTATGGGAATGGGTTAAATGCTCCTTCTACTAAGGCTGGAATAGCTGCTATGGCTTCTGAAGACAATCAAACAACTGCCTTTTCTTTTAGAGGGATTGTTGCCAATGTTGGTATGGGAGCTTCTGGGTTAATTATATTCTTTTTCATTATTGGAACCCCACCTTTTCTGTTTTTTATAGCAAGTGGAATCTATGTAGTGCTTGCCATTATAAGTTGGTTGGCACTCCCAGCTAAATGCGGGGATGCTCCTTGTCCACCCATTCCAACTGGTGCATATAAGCGTGTTTTTCGATATAAGCCGTTTGTTGTGTTTGGCATTGTTAGTATTTTTATATGGGCATTATATGGACAGTTAGCATTAGCATTACCGATACAAGCTACGAACATATTAGAGGAACCGAATAATGTAGCGCTTGTGTGGACTGTCAAAAGTGTGACTGTTATTGTCTTTCAATCATGGATAACGAAGCACTTTATAAGTCGAATACATCCTTTTGTTGCTCTTGCAATCGGTTTGTTGTTATTAGGTGTAGGACTTGGAAGCTTATACTGGGCACAGTCTTTTATAGGGCTTGTATGGAGTGGAACGATTTTTGTGGTAGGGGAAATGCTACTGTTACCAACCATGGATAGCACCATCTCTCAATTATCAAAAGAGGGCTTGATTGGATTATTTTTTGCTTTAGCAAATGTGTTATCAGGTTTGGGGGAATCTATTGGAAATTTGCTAGGTGGGAGAGTTTTAGAGCTTGGAAGTGAAGCCACCTACTTACCTTGGTTAGTGTATAGCCTAATTGCTCTTTGTTTGAGTCTGGTAGTGTTGTCGCTCATAAAATGGAAGCCATTGCAAGCTGCTTTGCAGAAAGCAGCTAAACAGCAAGATCGACCTAAAAAGGCTCCAAGAGTGAATCCGGGACCAGGTGATCACTTAACACATCCATTTCATAAATGGGAAGAAGATGTTTTGTTTAGACGAAGACAAGAAACTTGA